One segment of Takifugu rubripes chromosome 5, fTakRub1.2, whole genome shotgun sequence DNA contains the following:
- the doc2a gene encoding double C2-like domain-containing protein alpha, with protein MGGLRGSCPPSLPSHSLSSISCPPPHTHNYPPVSIDLGTFGIHPLLCWNLLQLSEPMTLRRGPKLSVSIREHMAIDVCPGPIRPIQQISAYFPRPSPTSPGPPSPTSPVALRPLCMASEGGGAHLLSPQLVHRQPGGGSLSLSSSMDTSVDIISSDSDDCTALGMLEFELHYEQSSSQLHCTVLKARGLKPMDFNGLADPYVKLHLLPGACKANKLKTRTIRNSLNPVWNETLTYVGITEEDLHRKTLRLTVCDEDKLTHNELIGASRVPLKRVKPGETKRFNICLEHPPPLPSPTALGETMRGISCYLRERENEQLHGLEETGRLLLSLLFVPPFTGDQEDPHDGRGGAHGHRGDGLYVGVRRCAHLAAMDVNGFSDPYVKIYLKPDIQKKSKHKTAVVKKTLNPEFNEEFYYQICLSELTKKTLEVTVWDHDLGRSNDFIGGVCLSCASQGDALRHWMDCLRNKGQRVERWHVLTNQLPRTSSRDETAEGRHTDL; from the exons ATGGGAGGATTGAGGGGATCCTGtcccccttctcttccctcccactctctctcttccatctcctgcccccccccacacacacacaattatccACCCGTGAGCATCGACCTCGGAACATTTGGGATCCACCCTCTGTTGTGTTGgaatctgctgcagctctcag AACCTATGACTTTGCGTAGAGGACCAAAGCTCAGCGTCTCCATCAGAGAACACATGGCCATTGACGTCTGTCCTGGACCCATCAGACCCATCCAGCAAATCTCCGCCTACTTCCCACGTCCGTCTCCCACCTCTCCAGGACCTCCAAGCCCCACCTCCCCTGTGGCCCTCCGCCCCCTCTGCATGGcctcagagggggggggggctcaccttCTCTCCCCTCAGCTGGTCCACAGACAACCAGGAGGGGGGTCCCTgtccctgagcagcagcatgGACACATCAGTGGACATCATCTCCTCCGACAGTGACGACTGCA ctgctctgggAATGTTGGAGTTTGAGCTGCACTATGAGCAGAGTTCTAGTCAGCTGCACTGCACCGTGCTGAAGGCCAGG GGTCTGAAGCCGATGGACTTCAATGGATTAGCAGACCCCTACGTCAAACTGCACCTGCTGCCTGGAGCCTGTAAG GCCAACAAACTGAAGACCAGAACCATCCGGAACTCTCTGAACCCAGTGTGGAACGAAACGCTGACGTATGTTGGGATCACAGAGGAAGACCTGCACAGGAAGACGCTCAG GTTGACCGTATGCGATGAAGATAAATTGACTCATAACGAGTTGATCGGAGCGTCTCGGGTTCCTCTGAAACGGGTCAAACCGGGCGAGACCAAGCGTTTCAACATCTGCCTGGAGCACCCCCCCCCg ctcccctcccccacagcttTGGGTGAGACCATGCGAGGAATCTCCTGCTACCTTCGAGAG CGGGAGAATGAGCAGCTCCACGGCCTCGAGGAGACAGGCCGTCTTCTTCTGTCCCTGCTGTTTGTCCCTCCTTTCACTGGAGACCAGGAAGACCCACATGATGGCAGAGGAGGCGCCCACGGCCATCGTGGGGACGGTCTGTACGTAGGAGTGAGACGCTGTGCACACCTGGCAGCCATGGACGTCAACGGGTTCTCTGACCCATACGTGAAAAT ATATCTGAAGCCAGACATCCAGAAGAAATCCAAACATAAAACAGCCGTGGTGAAGAAAACGCTGAACCCCGAGTTCAACGAG gagtTCTACTACCAGATCTGCCTGAGCGAGCTCACCAAGAAGACCCTGGAGGTGACAGTGTGGGACCACGACCTGGGCCGATCCAACGACTTCAtcg gtggtgtgtgtctgagctgtgCATCTCAGGGTGATGCCCTCCGACACTGGATGGACTGTCTGAGGAACAAAGGCCAGAGGGTGGAGCGGTGGCACGTCCTGACCAATCAGCTTCCTCGGACCAGCAGTCGTGACGAAACGGCAGAAGGGCGACACACTGACCTGTGA
- the LOC115249923 gene encoding proline-rich transmembrane protein 2, producing the protein MQQVEEAAMTTQPSPSEQAPPLTESPEAKDHQQDQSHLTVISYDSEPSGAGAPVQSTSPKPAGRSEERANGRPGLGSRSSSVAGGSPRPSLARQPSTLTEAALDGSKPRDYLFLAILSCFCPLWPINIVALAFSVMSRNSLQQGNVDGARRLGRNAMILSIVSILGGIAAIAATIALNWGLLLKS; encoded by the exons atgcAGCAGGTGGAAGAAGCCGCCATGACCACCCAGCCCAGCCCCTCTGAACAAGCCCCGCCCCTAACGGAGAGTCCTGAGGCCAAAGACCATCAGCAGGACCAGAGCCACCTGACGGTGATCAGCTACGACTCTGAGCCCA GTGGCGCTGGAGCACCGGTTCAGTCCACATCACCCAAACCAGCTGGAAGGTCCGAGGAGCGTGCTAACGGGCGCCCTGGTCTGGGCAGCCGGTCCAGTTCTGTGGCTGGTGGGTCTCCCAGACCCTCTCTGGCCCGCCAGCCCAGTACCCTCACTGAGGCGGCGCTGGACGGGTCCAAACCCAGAGACTACCTGTTCCTGGCCATCCTGTCCTGCTTCTGCCCGCTGTGGCCCATCAACATCGTGGCGCTAGCCTTCTCTGTTATG TCCCGAAACAGTCTGCAGCAGGGCAACGTGGACGGCGCTCGCCGTCTGGGGCGCAACGCCATGATTCTGTCCATCGTCTCCATCCTGGGAGGAATCGCCGCCATCGCCGCCACCATCGCCCTCAACTGGGGAC TTTTATTAaaatcctga
- the LOC101072993 gene encoding zinc finger protein 397-like, with protein sequence MTKLQLLSGFLTERLTAVLKEILDVVEEAASESQEEAVRYRDEAARYREEAARYREENGRLRRQLRDILLLEAETQWIRSTRSSLVAPEQHSTESDLKPPPEESEPTLTPPRIPVTNSSGVTHGPSPGSAWEPVLKVSPQAGADGPRSSVRSPLSLTLRQESGISVLTQVLIKPEPEEPEVTEPEGCMDSPTQEPPRTRSVVVRARSQDSQEGGGGGGVCWRCGEAFPRAGALQLHLQRKTYACDWCCKSFAQSADLRRHLRTHTGERPHRCTFCTKSFSQRGNLRRHLRIHTGERPYSCPLCGRTFSDGDTMKKHKRTHSGEKPAHCSQCSRTFPTGSSLQLHLRKDGCCGANG encoded by the exons ATGACcaaactgcagctgctcagcGGCTTCCTGACCGAGCGGCTGACGGCGGTGCTGAAGGAGATCCTggatgtggtggaggaggcggcGAGTGAGTCCCAGGAGGAGGCGGTTCGGTACCGGGACGAGGCGGCCCGGTACCGGGAGGAGGCGGCCCGGTACCGGGAGGAGAACGGAAGGCTGCGGCGGCAGCTGCGGGACATCCTTCTGCTGGAGGCGGAGACCCAGTGGATCA GGTCGACCCGGTCCAGTCTTGTGGCTCCtgagcagcacagcacagagTCAGACCTGAAACCTCCCCCTGAGGAATCAGAACCTACGCTGACGCCGCCCAGAATTCCTGTGACTAACAGCTCTGGTGTGACCCACGGCccttctccaggttctgcttGGGAGCCGGTTCTGAAGGTCAGCCCCCAGGCGGGAGCCGATGGGCCTCGCTCCTCCGTGAGGTCGCCGCTGAGCCTCACCCTGAGGCAGGAGTCCGGAATCTCGGTCTTGACCCAGGTTCTGATCAAACCGGAACCCGAGGAGCCAGAAGTGACGGAACCTGAAGGTTGTATGGACTCACCAACTCAAGAACCACCCAGAACCCGGTCTGTGGTTGTCAGAGCCCGATCCCAGGACAGTcaggagggcggcggcggcggcggcgtgtgcTGGCGCTGCGGGGAGGCGTTCCCGCGGGCCGGCgccctgcagctgcacctgcagaggaagacCTACGCCTGCGACTGGTGCTGCAAGTCCTTCGCCCAGTCGGCCGACCTGCGGCGCCACCTGCGCAcgcacacaggtgagcggccgCACCGCTGCACCTTCTGCACCAAGAGCTTCAGCCAGCGGGGGAACCTGCGGCGCCACCTGCGCATCCACACCGGCGAGCGCCCCTACAGCTGCCCCCTCTGCGGGCGCACCTTCAGCGACGGCGACACCATGAAGAAGCACAAACGTACACACTCGGGGGAGAAGCCGGCCCACTGCAGCCAGTGCTCCAGAACCTTCCCCACCGGGTCcagcctgcagctgcacctCAGGAAGGACGGGTGCTGTGGCGCTAACGGATGA